In Desulfatirhabdium butyrativorans DSM 18734, one genomic interval encodes:
- a CDS encoding GNAT family N-acetyltransferase — MEKDVSAVERMITSCDMFYPMEIEIALELITERLQRGEESGYHFVFAEDSRDVFGYSCYGPIPMTDARYDLYWIAVQKSLHGRGIGKALMAYTESTIWNRNGKRIYVETSSRSPYDNTRAFYIRMGYGMDAVLKDYYQDGDDKIIFSKKNPSMRTDHLI; from the coding sequence ATGGAGAAGGATGTTTCTGCAGTTGAGCGGATGATTACATCCTGTGACATGTTCTACCCGATGGAAATCGAGATTGCGCTGGAGTTGATCACCGAGAGGCTTCAGCGGGGGGAGGAAAGCGGATATCATTTTGTGTTTGCCGAGGATTCGCGAGATGTTTTTGGGTATAGCTGTTACGGCCCGATACCGATGACCGATGCCCGTTACGATCTATACTGGATCGCCGTTCAAAAAAGCCTTCATGGGCGTGGTATCGGCAAAGCCCTGATGGCTTATACCGAATCGACTATATGGAATCGCAACGGGAAACGGATTTATGTTGAAACCTCATCACGCAGCCCTTATGATAACACTCGGGCCTTTTATATTAGGATGGGTTACGGTATGGATGCCGTTTTGAAGGATTATTACCAGGATGGCGATGACAAGATTATTTTTTCAAAGAAAAACCCGTCGATGCGAACGGATCATTTGATATGA
- the cooS gene encoding anaerobic carbon-monoxide dehydrogenase catalytic subunit, with protein sequence MEKKTEIEKKVNVRDLTICDATAQMLEKARRDGVETAFDRAINMKACPIGADSACCKHCAMGPCRLNAKDPYGKVGVCGADIDTIQARNFSRMVASGAAAHTDHGMSMLDLFREVVNGHITDYSIKDPLKLESVAQSIGIETEGKSVAEIAKELYTELEKTYIQIEGEIPFMKRVPPKTLETWRKLGVVPRGAMREIMEMMHRTHMGVDQHYENLAQQFTRTAISDGWGGSMVATEISDILFGTPSPICVEVNMGVLKENQVNIIIHGHEPNLFESILESVNEPSLVQAAKDAGAAGINLVGMCCSGAEMLSRHGIPHAGNFMSTEAILVTGAVDALGVDVQCIKQGLAKVAECYGTPMFTTNSRCRIEGAVHIPFDDHHPKECTDEIVIRAITRFKHRTHPIEIPNIVNVGVHGFSHEYINYMLGGSFRGSYTPLNENIINGRIRGVAGVVGCTNPRVKQDWVHVELVKELIKNDILVLQTGCSQIALAKAGLTVPEAAILAGPGLREVCETVGMPPVLGMGSCVDNSRILVAAAEMVREGGLGDSLASLPVAGAAPEWMSEKAISIGQYFVASGVYTVFGVTFPIVEHTKFYKMMFEDFEKQGLGKWGFAVDPYEMARMMIDHIDKKRKALGIDKARERTLFDMADRRSMEAA encoded by the coding sequence ATGGAAAAAAAGACGGAAATTGAAAAGAAGGTCAATGTGCGTGATCTGACCATCTGTGATGCAACCGCCCAGATGCTTGAAAAGGCCAGAAGAGATGGCGTCGAGACCGCATTCGATCGTGCGATCAACATGAAAGCCTGTCCGATCGGTGCGGATTCAGCCTGCTGCAAGCACTGCGCCATGGGTCCATGCCGCCTGAACGCAAAGGATCCTTATGGAAAAGTCGGGGTTTGCGGTGCGGATATCGACACGATTCAGGCGCGGAATTTCTCCCGCATGGTTGCCAGCGGCGCCGCCGCCCATACAGACCATGGCATGTCGATGCTCGATTTGTTTCGCGAAGTCGTCAATGGACACATTACAGATTACAGCATCAAGGATCCGCTCAAGCTCGAAAGTGTCGCGCAATCCATTGGTATCGAGACAGAAGGTAAAAGCGTTGCGGAAATCGCCAAGGAACTCTACACGGAGCTGGAAAAAACCTATATCCAGATCGAAGGGGAAATTCCCTTTATGAAGCGGGTTCCCCCGAAGACGCTCGAAACATGGCGAAAGCTTGGCGTTGTCCCCCGCGGCGCCATGCGGGAGATCATGGAAATGATGCATCGCACCCATATGGGCGTCGATCAGCATTACGAGAATCTGGCCCAGCAGTTTACCCGAACCGCCATTTCCGATGGATGGGGCGGGTCCATGGTGGCGACCGAAATTTCGGATATTCTTTTCGGGACACCCTCACCCATCTGCGTCGAAGTGAACATGGGCGTCTTGAAAGAGAATCAGGTCAATATCATCATTCATGGACATGAGCCTAACCTGTTCGAATCCATCCTCGAGTCCGTGAACGAACCTTCACTGGTGCAGGCAGCAAAGGATGCCGGAGCTGCCGGTATCAATCTGGTCGGCATGTGCTGCTCCGGGGCAGAAATGCTCTCCCGGCACGGCATTCCCCATGCCGGTAATTTCATGTCCACGGAGGCCATTCTGGTGACGGGCGCCGTTGACGCCTTGGGTGTTGATGTGCAGTGCATCAAGCAGGGGCTGGCGAAAGTGGCGGAGTGTTATGGCACCCCCATGTTCACGACGAATTCCAGATGCCGTATCGAAGGGGCGGTGCACATCCCGTTTGACGATCATCATCCGAAGGAATGCACCGATGAAATCGTGATCCGGGCTATCACGCGATTCAAACATCGAACGCATCCCATCGAGATTCCCAATATCGTCAACGTGGGTGTTCACGGCTTCTCCCATGAGTATATCAATTATATGCTGGGTGGAAGCTTCCGGGGAAGCTACACCCCATTGAACGAAAACATCATCAATGGACGAATCCGGGGGGTGGCCGGTGTCGTCGGATGTACCAATCCGCGTGTCAAGCAGGATTGGGTCCATGTCGAGCTGGTGAAGGAACTGATCAAGAACGATATTCTGGTCTTACAGACTGGATGCTCGCAGATTGCCCTGGCAAAAGCCGGCCTGACCGTTCCGGAAGCTGCGATTCTCGCCGGTCCCGGCCTGCGTGAAGTCTGTGAAACGGTAGGTATGCCGCCGGTATTGGGTATGGGTTCCTGCGTCGATAACAGCCGAATCCTGGTAGCTGCAGCCGAGATGGTTCGTGAAGGTGGGCTGGGAGATTCTCTGGCGTCTTTGCCGGTTGCTGGCGCAGCGCCCGAATGGATGAGTGAAAAGGCCATTTCCATCGGGCAGTATTTTGTAGCGTCCGGGGTATATACGGTATTTGGGGTCACTTTTCCCATTGTTGAACACACCAAGTTCTACAAAATGATGTTCGAGGATTTCGAGAAACAGGGGCTTGGCAAATGGGGTTTTGCCGTGGATCCCTATGAGATGGCCCGCATGATGATCGATCATATCGACAAGAAGCGGAAGGCGCTCGGCATCGACAAGGCTCGAGAGCGCACGCTCTTCGACATGGCCGACAGGCGGAGCATGGAAGCCGCCTAA
- a CDS encoding Mrp/NBP35 family ATP-binding protein, with protein MEILAGGGGCPSANKKKQEQEEQEASLKTSLDKIRNKLMVMSGKGGVGKTSTSVNLAIALSQLGHRVGIMDVDLHGPDVPRMLGLSGLLDISDERKLKPKKFSENLCAVSIESLMPNQDDAIIWRGPIKYTAIRQFIGDVDWGDLDFLIIDSPPGTGDEPLTVAQTITDAKAIIVTTPQEVSLADVRKSINFCKTVKMDIFGLIENMSGFTCPHCGKVVDIFGAGGGERTAAENGIQFLGRIPLDPNMVTCTDAGVSFLKSHPDSPVGKAFQEIAKKISDCLV; from the coding sequence ATGGAGATTTTGGCCGGAGGAGGGGGATGCCCCTCCGCAAACAAGAAGAAACAGGAGCAGGAAGAACAGGAAGCGTCCCTGAAGACGTCCCTCGACAAGATTCGCAACAAATTGATGGTCATGAGCGGGAAAGGCGGGGTCGGGAAAACGAGTACATCGGTCAACCTGGCCATTGCGCTTTCCCAGTTGGGGCACCGCGTCGGCATCATGGACGTGGACCTGCACGGCCCGGATGTCCCCAGAATGCTCGGCCTGAGTGGCCTTCTCGATATTTCGGACGAACGCAAACTCAAACCCAAGAAGTTTTCGGAAAATCTCTGTGCCGTCTCGATCGAATCCCTGATGCCCAATCAGGATGACGCCATCATCTGGCGGGGCCCGATCAAATATACGGCCATTCGCCAGTTCATCGGCGATGTCGACTGGGGGGATCTGGATTTTCTGATCATCGATTCCCCCCCGGGAACCGGTGACGAACCCCTGACCGTCGCCCAGACCATTACGGACGCCAAAGCCATCATCGTGACCACACCGCAGGAAGTCTCGCTTGCCGATGTCCGCAAATCGATCAACTTCTGCAAAACCGTCAAGATGGATATTTTCGGGCTCATCGAAAACATGAGCGGTTTCACCTGCCCCCATTGCGGCAAGGTCGTCGATATTTTCGGGGCAGGCGGCGGAGAGCGTACGGCCGCAGAGAACGGCATCCAGTTCCTGGGAAGGATCCCGCTCGATCCCAACATGGTCACCTGCACGGATGCAGGCGTTTCCTTTCTGAAAAGTCATCCCGACTCCCCCGTAGGAAAAGCTTTTCAGGAAATCGCCAAAAAGATTTCGGACTGTCTGGTTTGA
- the tgt gene encoding tRNA guanosine(34) transglycosylase Tgt: MKAIHKDLRFRMHTVDPAGARRAEFTTAHGTVETPAFMPVGTAGFVRSTTPKDVMQTGAQVLLANTYHLMMSERLATVQRAGGLHQFMGWKRTILTDSGGFQVFSLPQKEISEDGVSFSFQEDGQRLFLSPERSMELQMQLGADIVMAFDECVEYPATESYVAKSLARTTRWAQRCRKSMLQEHQFLFGIVQGGVYPELRSESARQITDIDFDGYAIGGVSVGEGFELMGAIVRHTAPLLPENKPRYLMGVGLPEDILEAVSCGMDMFDCVIPTRYARNGTLFTRTGKIRIMDKNFRKDRFPIDTGCRCYTCQTYSRMVLRYLFFSHDPLAETLATIHNLTFYQDLMRDIRIAIEKHQFDSFRNRWMETYGRKSAPEPRRGDGSAAQPAPERASKSSRQAASTKHSDAVQRVLQRFGRR; the protein is encoded by the coding sequence ATGAAGGCGATTCACAAGGATTTGCGGTTCCGGATGCACACGGTCGACCCGGCAGGCGCCAGAAGGGCGGAATTTACCACGGCGCACGGTACGGTGGAGACCCCTGCCTTCATGCCGGTTGGAACGGCCGGATTCGTGCGATCCACTACTCCGAAGGACGTGATGCAGACCGGCGCTCAGGTGCTCCTGGCCAACACATACCATCTGATGATGAGTGAGCGATTGGCTACCGTTCAGCGCGCGGGCGGGCTGCATCAGTTCATGGGATGGAAGCGGACAATCCTGACCGACTCGGGCGGGTTTCAGGTGTTTTCACTTCCCCAGAAGGAGATATCGGAGGATGGGGTCAGCTTTTCGTTTCAGGAAGATGGGCAGCGGCTGTTTTTGAGCCCCGAGCGATCCATGGAGCTCCAGATGCAGTTGGGGGCTGACATCGTCATGGCCTTCGATGAATGCGTCGAATATCCGGCGACCGAATCCTATGTGGCCAAGTCCCTGGCCAGAACGACCCGTTGGGCTCAGCGCTGCAGAAAGAGCATGTTGCAGGAGCACCAATTTCTCTTCGGTATCGTTCAGGGGGGTGTTTACCCGGAACTGCGCTCCGAGAGCGCACGGCAGATCACGGATATCGATTTCGATGGCTATGCCATCGGCGGGGTCAGCGTCGGGGAGGGTTTCGAGTTGATGGGCGCCATCGTCCGGCATACCGCGCCCCTGCTTCCGGAGAACAAACCCCGCTACCTGATGGGCGTAGGACTCCCGGAAGACATCCTGGAGGCGGTCTCCTGCGGGATGGACATGTTTGATTGCGTCATACCGACACGCTATGCCCGAAACGGGACACTGTTCACAAGGACCGGGAAAATCCGGATCATGGACAAGAATTTTCGAAAGGATCGCTTCCCGATCGATACCGGATGCCGCTGTTATACCTGCCAGACCTATTCGAGAATGGTGCTGCGCTACCTGTTCTTTTCCCATGATCCGCTGGCCGAAACCCTGGCCACCATTCACAACCTGACCTTCTATCAGGACCTGATGCGCGATATCCGCATTGCCATCGAAAAGCATCAGTTCGATTCCTTCCGGAATCGATGGATGGAGACCTACGGGCGAAAGTCGGCTCCGGAACCCCGCCGGGGAGACGGGTCGGCGGCGCAGCCTGCGCCGGAAAGAGCGTCGAAGTCTTCAAGACAGGCGGCATCGACTAAGCATTCAGATGCTGTGCAACGCGTTTTGCAACGTTTTGGCCGTCGATAG
- a CDS encoding NAD(P)/FAD-dependent oxidoreductase → MIHSVTLSLTPDEIDSKSALERAIRLNLHLDEGIALSWRITHRSIDARSKMPRFILKCSVAIGEPLPRPESNMWRLTPKRLTKTVAVVGAGPAGYFAALKLLELGIRPIVLEQGKDVVRRRLDIAALLKRGVVHPDSNYGFGEGGAGAYSDGKLYTRSNKRGDVGEILRILVAHGASDDILVDAHPHIGSNRLPRIVRAIRNTILEHGGEVRFGTKVTDLILRDGRIRGVVVHSAEAIPSDAVILATGHSARETYRMLDACGMMIEPKGFALGVRVEHPQPRIDSIRYHHSPRHPKLPAATYTAKTQVADRGVFSFCMCPGGFIVPASTAPNELVLNGMSLSSRASAFANAGIVVEVRPEDVYAAGFGATALAGIDYQQAIEHACFDAGGKGLQAPAQRLTDFVECRFSNQLPETSYLPGTTSCRLDHLLPEPIAARLQQAFRVFGKTMRGYYTQEAVVLACESRTSSPVRIPRKADTLMHVQIENLYPCGEGAGYSGGIVSSAIDGQNVAKRVAQHLNA, encoded by the coding sequence ATGATCCACTCCGTTACCCTGAGCCTTACGCCAGATGAAATCGATTCGAAAAGCGCTTTGGAGCGGGCCATTCGCCTCAACCTGCATCTGGATGAAGGCATTGCCTTAAGCTGGCGGATCACGCATCGTTCAATCGATGCGCGAAGCAAAATGCCCCGTTTTATCCTGAAGTGCAGTGTGGCCATTGGCGAGCCCCTGCCGCGCCCCGAATCGAACATGTGGCGGCTCACGCCGAAGCGCCTGACCAAAACCGTCGCGGTAGTCGGGGCCGGCCCTGCAGGGTATTTTGCGGCACTGAAGCTTCTGGAGCTTGGAATTCGGCCGATCGTTCTCGAACAGGGCAAGGATGTCGTCCGCCGAAGGCTGGACATCGCAGCGCTTCTCAAACGCGGGGTTGTGCATCCGGATTCCAACTATGGTTTCGGGGAAGGCGGGGCTGGCGCTTATTCCGACGGGAAGCTCTATACCCGATCCAACAAGCGGGGCGATGTCGGGGAAATTCTTCGCATCCTGGTTGCCCACGGCGCAAGCGACGATATCCTCGTAGACGCCCATCCCCATATCGGATCGAACCGGCTGCCCCGCATCGTTCGGGCAATTCGCAACACGATCTTGGAGCACGGCGGCGAAGTCCGTTTCGGGACCAAGGTCACGGACCTGATCCTTCGGGATGGCCGGATACGCGGAGTCGTTGTCCATTCGGCAGAAGCGATTCCATCCGATGCCGTCATCCTGGCAACAGGCCATTCCGCCAGGGAAACGTATCGGATGCTCGATGCGTGCGGCATGATGATCGAGCCGAAAGGTTTTGCCCTGGGCGTCCGGGTCGAGCACCCGCAACCACGGATCGATTCCATCCGCTACCACCACAGCCCCCGCCATCCCAAACTGCCTGCAGCAACCTATACTGCAAAGACCCAGGTGGCGGATCGGGGCGTATTTTCGTTCTGCATGTGCCCGGGCGGATTCATCGTGCCGGCATCGACAGCGCCGAATGAGCTGGTACTCAATGGCATGAGTCTTTCTTCCCGGGCCTCTGCGTTTGCCAATGCAGGCATTGTCGTCGAAGTGCGACCAGAAGATGTGTATGCTGCTGGCTTTGGCGCCACCGCGCTGGCAGGCATCGACTACCAGCAGGCTATCGAGCATGCCTGTTTCGATGCCGGGGGAAAAGGCTTGCAGGCACCGGCACAGCGACTCACCGATTTTGTCGAATGCCGATTTTCAAATCAGCTTCCTGAAACAAGCTATCTTCCGGGAACGACATCCTGCAGGCTCGATCACCTTCTCCCGGAGCCGATAGCCGCTCGCCTGCAACAGGCATTCAGGGTTTTTGGAAAAACGATGCGGGGGTACTACACGCAAGAGGCTGTCGTGCTGGCATGTGAATCGAGGACGAGCTCCCCTGTACGGATTCCCAGAAAAGCAGATACGCTGATGCATGTTCAGATCGAAAATCTCTATCCTTGCGGTGAAGGGGCAGGCTATTCGGGTGGGATCGTCTCTTCGGCTATCGACGGCCAAAACGTTGCAAAACGCGTTGCACAGCATCTGAATGCTTAG
- a CDS encoding D-alanine--D-alanine ligase family protein, translating into MKIVVLHGEMLQGAPEDEIDGWIQAQAVGGALRQLGYDATLMAFSENIEANVSALMSQRPELVFNLVETLGGTGRWIHVAPVVLDRLGIAYTGCGAQSLMLSSNKLLAKNRLFQTGIPTPELVTEESITSVNGSGPVQCMIKSVWEHGSVGLYDDAVLQVMHPKDLMDAMKTKRMQMGGECFAERYIEGREFNVSMLARPWDESVQILPVAEIRFMEYPENRHRIVCYKAKWDEDSFEYHHTQRSFDHAPEDQELIECMKALALSCWRLFDLQGYGRVDFRVDGDGKPWVLEINSNPCITPDSGFVVAAQRAGLAYPDIIERIVGDALVRRDREELSSVLVQKWVTNASERLAIS; encoded by the coding sequence ATGAAAATTGTGGTTCTGCATGGAGAAATGCTTCAGGGGGCGCCTGAAGATGAGATCGATGGATGGATTCAGGCACAGGCGGTAGGGGGAGCTCTGAGGCAATTGGGATACGACGCCACCCTCATGGCTTTTTCAGAGAATATCGAAGCCAATGTTTCTGCCTTGATGTCTCAACGGCCGGAGCTGGTGTTCAATCTGGTCGAAACCCTGGGCGGGACGGGCCGGTGGATTCATGTGGCGCCTGTAGTCCTGGACCGACTGGGCATTGCCTATACCGGATGCGGTGCGCAAAGTCTCATGCTGTCCTCCAACAAACTGCTGGCCAAAAATCGTCTGTTTCAGACAGGCATTCCCACCCCGGAGCTGGTGACGGAAGAGAGCATCACTTCGGTGAATGGCAGCGGGCCTGTTCAGTGCATGATCAAGTCGGTATGGGAACATGGTTCCGTGGGGTTGTATGATGATGCGGTGCTGCAAGTGATGCATCCGAAAGACTTGATGGATGCCATGAAAACCAAACGGATGCAGATGGGTGGAGAGTGTTTCGCTGAGCGATACATCGAGGGAAGAGAATTCAACGTATCGATGCTGGCCAGGCCCTGGGATGAATCCGTACAAATTCTTCCGGTTGCCGAAATCCGGTTCATGGAATATCCCGAAAACCGCCATCGTATTGTCTGTTACAAAGCCAAATGGGATGAGGACTCCTTTGAATACCATCATACCCAGCGCAGTTTCGATCATGCTCCCGAAGATCAGGAACTGATCGAGTGTATGAAGGCGCTGGCATTGTCCTGCTGGAGGCTTTTCGATCTCCAAGGTTATGGACGGGTGGATTTCCGTGTGGATGGCGATGGAAAACCCTGGGTTCTCGAAATCAACTCGAACCCCTGTATTACTCCGGACAGCGGTTTTGTAGTGGCGGCCCAAAGAGCAGGATTGGCTTATCCGGATATCATCGAACGGATTGTAGGCGATGCCCTTGTCCGCCGGGACAGGGAGGAGCTTTCTTCCGTGCTGGTTCAAAAATGGGTGACGAATGCATCAGAACGTCTGGCAATTTCGTGA